One genomic segment of Arcobacter porcinus includes these proteins:
- a CDS encoding RecB-like helicase, giving the protein MEKYLALKASAGSGKTFALTVRYISLLLLGAKPNEILTLTFTNKAASQMSERILDTLQKLGSDESYLEEISKVSKLSRTEIIDKKTKLIELFTNSSLSIFTIDKFVNKILKEFSGYIGVSDDFEILSDDEELLGDHFLSSLDGKRYKDLIDFSIYEKKKFNSIFSLFKYLIEKNENINSIELDETLFDSLKSEILKEAFKIKDHFLSCEIASVSAKKAVSFENFEELFATTWIEKESLSDYSYFKKCADENINLVFLRLKELLKQYYKIRSAYSLSKISNLYLAFKEFKREFNKRKNYYEFSDISNMVYELLSSKIDKEFLYFRLDSKYNHILIDEFQDTSILQYKILYPLIEEIISSSSDKFKTFFYVGDPKQSIYRFRGGNKKLFDYVLEQNNQIVLDSLNTNYRSHKVLVDFVNSSFLSLANYSYQEQNSIKTGGYIEVFEDEELLNEDKFVNIKNKIKELLKEGISENDIAILCYTNSDVLELYYYLKENIKEIKIRTDMSSKLINAQNVKAIINLIKYLYFKEEIYKENYNALIGKNLNSFVDINFCFEEKSVYEIVHTLAYKYDLMDENLVQLLGNLNSYKSIVEFVYNIDKLETSIENSENSGLQILTIFKSKGLEFHTVIVLDRVKRKSYDRSSLLFSYKNIELENIYYKIKGYENFDEDYKKALEDEKYLVEDDEKNVLYVALTRAKCNMIIFKKPKSSAFDIFNFRDIKNGELIKSKLIEKKDDILKVEYKALNLGKQEQKIKQELDFNENYLRAKYIGLATHYVLEMMNDFTIDELEYTLKLAKSRYLSFLENEEFDKIRILVLNLIEDDRFIELIKNKDKFGEQSIMYNEELKIIDLLLYKDGVYTIIDYKTTSEELNSHKNQVSYYKKAVEDIFNTKNVEAYLIYLKEESINIIKI; this is encoded by the coding sequence ATGGAAAAATATTTAGCATTAAAAGCGAGTGCAGGAAGTGGTAAAACTTTTGCACTAACTGTAAGATATATTAGTTTATTGTTACTTGGTGCAAAGCCAAATGAGATTCTTACTTTAACATTTACAAATAAAGCAGCATCTCAAATGAGTGAAAGAATTTTAGATACTTTGCAAAAACTAGGAAGTGATGAGAGTTATTTAGAAGAGATTTCTAAAGTTTCTAAACTAAGTAGAACTGAAATAATAGATAAAAAAACAAAATTAATTGAACTTTTTACAAATTCAAGTTTGAGTATTTTTACAATAGATAAGTTTGTAAATAAAATTTTAAAAGAGTTTAGTGGATATATCGGAGTTAGTGATGATTTTGAGATATTAAGTGATGATGAAGAGCTTTTAGGAGATCATTTTTTATCTTCACTTGATGGAAAAAGATATAAAGATTTGATTGATTTTTCAATATATGAAAAAAAGAAATTTAACTCTATTTTCTCTTTATTTAAATATTTAATTGAGAAAAATGAGAATATAAACTCAATAGAATTAGATGAAACATTATTTGATAGTTTAAAATCAGAGATTTTAAAAGAAGCATTTAAAATAAAAGATCATTTTTTATCTTGTGAAATTGCTAGTGTAAGTGCTAAGAAAGCAGTATCTTTTGAAAACTTTGAAGAGTTATTTGCTACAACTTGGATAGAAAAAGAGAGTTTATCTGATTACTCTTATTTTAAAAAGTGTGCAGATGAGAATATAAATTTAGTTTTTCTAAGATTAAAAGAACTTCTTAAACAATATTATAAAATAAGATCAGCATATAGTCTTAGTAAAATCTCAAATTTGTATTTGGCTTTTAAAGAGTTTAAAAGAGAATTTAACAAAAGAAAGAATTATTATGAGTTTAGTGATATTTCAAATATGGTTTATGAACTTCTTAGTTCAAAAATAGATAAAGAATTTTTATATTTTAGGTTAGATAGTAAATATAATCATATTTTAATAGATGAATTTCAAGATACATCAATTTTACAATATAAAATTTTATATCCATTAATTGAAGAGATAATTTCAAGTAGTAGTGATAAATTTAAAACATTTTTTTATGTTGGAGATCCAAAGCAGAGTATATATAGATTTAGAGGTGGAAATAAGAAGTTATTTGATTATGTATTAGAACAAAACAATCAAATAGTTTTAGATAGTTTAAATACAAATTATAGATCGCATAAAGTTTTAGTAGATTTTGTAAATAGTAGTTTTTTATCTTTAGCAAATTACTCTTATCAAGAGCAAAATAGCATAAAAACAGGTGGATATATTGAGGTTTTTGAAGATGAAGAGCTTTTAAATGAAGATAAATTTGTAAACATCAAAAATAAAATTAAAGAACTTCTAAAAGAGGGAATTAGTGAAAATGATATAGCAATTTTATGTTATACAAATAGCGATGTTTTAGAACTTTATTACTATTTAAAAGAGAATATAAAAGAGATAAAAATACGAACTGATATGAGTTCAAAACTAATAAATGCACAAAATGTAAAAGCTATAATAAATTTAATTAAATATCTTTATTTTAAAGAGGAGATTTATAAAGAGAATTACAACGCTTTAATTGGAAAAAATCTTAATAGTTTTGTAGATATTAATTTTTGTTTTGAAGAAAAATCAGTTTATGAAATTGTACATACTTTAGCATATAAATATGACTTAATGGATGAAAATTTAGTTCAGCTTTTAGGAAATCTAAACTCTTATAAAAGTATTGTAGAGTTTGTTTATAATATTGATAAATTAGAAACAAGTATTGAAAATAGTGAAAATAGTGGTTTACAAATTCTTACAATTTTCAAATCAAAAGGTTTGGAATTTCATACAGTTATAGTTCTTGATAGAGTTAAAAGAAAGAGTTATGATAGAAGTTCACTTCTTTTTTCATATAAGAATATAGAATTAGAAAATATATATTATAAGATAAAAGGATATGAAAATTTTGATGAAGATTATAAAAAAGCTTTAGAAGATGAAAAATATTTAGTTGAAGATGATGAAAAAAATGTTCTTTATGTAGCTCTTACAAGAGCAAAATGCAATATGATTATATTTAAAAAACCAAAATCATCAGCTTTTGATATTTTTAATTTTAGAGATATCAAAAATGGGGAGTTGATTAAAAGTAAGCTCATAGAGAAAAAAGATGATATTTTAAAAGTTGAATATAAAGCACTTAATTTAGGAAAACAAGAACAAAAGATAAAACAAGAACTAGATTTTAATGAGAATTATCTAAGAGCAAAATATATAGGACTTGCTACTCACTATGTTCTTGAAATGATGAATGATTTTACTATTGATGAATTAGAATATACTTTAAAACTTGCAAAGAGTAGATATCTTAGTTTTTTAGAAAATGAAGAGTTTGATAAGATTAGAATATTAGTTTTAAATTTAATAGAAGATGATAGATTTATTGAGCTTATTAAGAATAAAGATAAATTTGGTGAGCAATCAATTATGTATAATGAAGAGCTAAAGATTATTGATTTACTTCTTTATAAAGATGGTGTTTATACGATTATTGATTATAAAACAACAAGCGAAGAGTTGAATTCGCATAAAAATCAAGTAAGTTACTATAAAAAAGCAGTTGAAGATATTTTTAATACTAAAAATGTAGAAGCATATTTAATATATTTAAAAGAAGAAAGTATAAATATAATAAAGATATAA
- a CDS encoding F0F1 ATP synthase subunit A codes for MEGRLFTFLGTIGGHGQEWIILSHLALVVLIIFVVSILATRRLQLVPTGSQNVMEAFVGGIIAMGRDSMGEQNARRYMPLIGTLALIIFVSNMIGVIPGFEAPTSNINFTAALAIMVFVYYNYLGIKTNGVINYFKHFMGPLPILAPLMFPIEIISHFSRIISLSFRLFGSVRGDDMFLMVLLMLVPWILPLPGFFLLAVMGVLQAFIFCILTYVYIAGSIMMEEEH; via the coding sequence ATGGAAGGAAGATTGTTTACATTCTTAGGAACTATTGGAGGGCACGGACAAGAGTGGATTATTCTATCTCACCTAGCTTTAGTAGTTCTAATTATTTTTGTAGTTTCAATATTAGCTACAAGAAGGCTTCAACTAGTTCCAACAGGAAGCCAAAATGTTATGGAAGCATTTGTAGGTGGAATTATTGCAATGGGTAGAGACTCTATGGGTGAACAAAATGCAAGAAGATATATGCCACTTATTGGAACACTAGCTTTAATTATTTTTGTTAGTAATATGATTGGAGTTATTCCAGGTTTTGAAGCTCCAACAAGTAATATTAACTTTACAGCAGCTTTAGCTATTATGGTATTTGTTTACTACAACTACTTAGGTATAAAAACAAATGGTGTTATAAACTATTTTAAACACTTTATGGGACCTCTACCAATTTTAGCTCCTTTAATGTTCCCAATAGAAATTATCTCTCACTTCTCAAGAATAATCTCATTATCTTTTAGGTTATTTGGTTCAGTAAGAGGAGATGATATGTTCTTAATGGTACTTTTAATGCTAGTACCTTGGATTTTACCATTACCAGGATTTTTCCTTTTAGCTGTAATGGGTGTTCTACAAGCATTTATTTTTTGTATTCTTACTTATGTTTATATTGCTGGTTCAATAATGATGGAAGAAGAACACTAA